CTTCACTTGAATTCCAAACTTGAGTTTTTGTTTAAAAGACTCAATCCAAAGATACCCATACCCAATAAACAATCTCTCACGAACGataaaacaaacaaatcacCGTCAAAATGAAGTACACAACTGCTATCCTTTCTGGTCTCTTGGCCGCTACCGTGGTAGCTCAACCCCACGCTCGTCACCAACATGCCGCCAGACACGAAAAGCGAGATGTTGAGTGGGTTACAGAAGTCGAAATGGTCACCGAAACAGTCGATTATACTACCACCGTCTGGGTTTCTTCTGGTCAATTAGCTGCTGCAACCAGCAGTGTGGCTCCATCTGTTACTCCTACAACTTTGGCAACCAAGCCAAAGTCATCTGCCGCTTCCTCCACTTCCATTCCAAAGTCTACTGCCGCAGCCAGTAGCTCCGAAGAACCAAGTTCCTCATATGTCgcaccatcttcttcctcagtCGCTTCCGTCGCTGCCCCATCTACTACTTCCATCGCTTCCGTCGCTGCTCCCTCTACTACCTCCGAAGTTGTAGTCCCAACCACTTCTTCTACCTCCATCGCATCAGTTGTGGCCCCAACCACCTCTAGTGTCGCGCCAGTTGTTGTCCCATCCTCAACCAGCACCACACCAGTCGCCACCCCAACCTCCATCAGCGTTGCACCAGTCGTCACCCCAGTCTCAAGCGTTGTTGCTCCCGTGTCAAGCGTTGTTGCCCCCGTCGTCAGCTCAGTTTCAAGCATTGTTGCCCCAGTCTATGTTGCATCCTCATCCAGCGCGGCTGCTCCAGCATCAACCTCAGcatcaagctcttcttctGGATCCAGCTCTGGAGTCTGCCCCCCCGGTTCTCCATGCTCTGGAGATATCACTTTCTACGAAGCTGGTCTCGGAGCTTGCGGAATTACCACCGATGGATCCAGCTTTGCAGGTGTTGCCCTTCCCGTTGGCCTCATGGGCTCCCTTTCAAACAGCAACCCATACTGCGGAAAGACAATCACCATCAAGTGTACCTCCACTGGTAAGACCACTCAAGCAACTGTCATTGATAAGTGCATGGGATGTGAGGGCAACTCCATCGATCTCACCAACTTCGCCTTTGATCAACTTGCTGAAGAAGCTGTCGGCCGTACTCAAGCCACTTGGTACTTCAATGAATAAATCACCCAATCCCTTTTTTCTCGACTTTCACAACTTTGATATTCTGATTTCTACGAATATTCAAGATCAAGTCAAAAActcaattctcattctcctGGATATAACTATCGCCACTTCGATAAAACAGAAAGAGTCGATCTCTTTCTCATCTATGGCTTTTGCATCATggcttctttttgaaaaagatagtCGACGAATTTCTTTGGGATATCACATCATTGGGGTGTTTTTTTATTCATGGTTGTTGGTTTGGTTCatactttgatttttggagAATTTTTACGAGAGTTTGAGGGGAAATATCCTATGCATGGAATGGTTATGAACAGGTCAAATCATCGCATTACTTGTTTGGCTTGGCGTTTTGGACCCCGCCATGGGACTCTACGTTCATACGGTCTTCGGAAAAAGGAGCACATGCATTTCGCGATACCATAACCATGTTATGCAGTGGAAAAGATAAAAGCTTGAGGCAAAGGAAGGCGGGTGGATGTTTCATATTGAAAAGCAAAACTTGAAAAAAGCAACatgaaaatggagatatATTCAGagacaaaacaaaatgaaactTTTCAGAAAGAAAATAGCTTCTTGTACATACAATATTACTTTACGATAGACTTAGTGTTTTGATTTAACACAAAATTTGCTACGATTTTTCACACATACACGTCTATCTCTTtattggattttgaattaGTGACTTGGTGACAACTGACTGTTGATCGCAATTTCGACAATACGAATGAGGGTCTGTGATATTGAATGGATAGAAGGGATAGGTAGAGATACAAGGTAGGTATTGTTTATGACTTCTGCGCACAGCCCGTCCGTTCTGtgcttcttttttctttcctttccttcccttcccttcctttcttccttcatgccacatcccatccccaaccccaatcccaatcccaccTTCCAACGACTATCAAATTACAAGTTCACAATCCTGTTTTCGAATCTACCTCCCTGCATACTTATTCATCAACTCAACTCTAACTTGATATTATGTTATATCCTATTATCCACATTCCtatgtatatctatattcatatccatcTATATAccattcttattcttattcttattctcattcttatTCTCATTCACCCACATCCCCAcccctcctccttccctcctccttcccttcccttcccccacctacattttcatcttcacccTACCCTCCCCCGCCCCGCCCCGCCCCGACTCACCAAGAAAAAGTACAAAGCATACCATAGGGAATGGGGGGACAGAGCAGGGAGAAGAAAGTAAGTTACTGTTACTTAATTACCGAAGTATGTAGCGAGATACCATTTAAACCCGTGAATGCACCTATATCATACCCATAGCTACGATTACAATCCCAATTATGACTACGCAAATCAACATTCTCCAAATGCAAAACAAAACGGGTATAATTAACTAAAACCTAAGAATGCACGTAATCCTCTATATCCACCCGATCTCTACATTATCCATCAACACCCCCCTCTCTTCCTATGCCATCACACTCAAGACCAAATCATCAACCCAGCATCCTATTACTACCGATTTAAACTTAATAACCCCTCAATATACCTCTTCGTATCCAACCCTAACCCCGCTGCTCCCCACCCCGCATCCGCGGTAGCTCCTGTTCCTGCTCCTTGACCACCCATTCCCCACCCCGCATACCCATATCCGTAACCTCTTCCTTGTCCCGCCTCCACATAATCACTCGCCCTCCTAATCAGAAAAATCTCTTTATCCATATTCCTTTCTCCTGCATTTCCCTCAacaccaccatcatccaaAAACGGATGTGCAGGCCCACTAACCACTGTACTCTGTGTTTGCGCCTTACTATTTGCTTTGGTGCTCGCATCCATATCtttattcttctttcctttatCACTCAATTCCCCCATAAAACTTCTACTTGTCTGACTTTCCGCTGAGTTTTCGGGTATAAGTGGCGGAATTTTGACTTTCGAAGTCGAATTTGTAGTAGATTCGGGAGATGCAGGGGGAGGTGCAGGAATGCGAGTCCAAAGAATCCAATAGCCTCTTGATGTTTTAGCCGTACGTTCTAATGTGTTCTTATCAGTAGTCGTAGCAATATATGTGTGCATAATTTGTAGATGTGTATTTAGCGCTTCGATTCGAGTCCAAGGGAGACTATCCACTTGTTCTTGTGTTTGAACTTGTTGAGGATCTGGTATATTAGGAATATTTGAGTCGAGAGTTAGAGTTTTGGGGTCCCAGAGAAGATCATATATTGGAGCTGTTGGATTCTTCGTATTTGCAAAAGGAGAAATCGGAACCTCTGGTTTAGGTGCTCGGAAAGATGTGGATTTGAGAAGAGGTTTGATGAGAGACTGGAGTTGTTTATGAAGAGAACGGTATAAACCCTTCAAAGCTAAGATATCTGCTCGTaattcgaaaagaaaaatgaaaatgaacgGTTTACTTGCATAAGCCACGACTCTTAGCTTTTTTACTTTATTTCGATCTTGACTTTCAAATGAAGCATTAGAATGGCCTGTACCTTCCGAACCGCTCGCGTTCTTGAACGATGTGCCAAAGTCTGAATAATCAATACTGATATCAGCTTCCTGGCGAGCATCTTCTTCGCGTTCCAATTCTACTGTTAAGGTACGGAGTACAAGTCGATGGTTTTGACCCTCGAggtcttcgtcttcatcgtTAGAATCCACGAGTAAAGTCACTTCACTATCCATATCACCCATTAGACCTACTAGATAGTGCCCTTTAGAATCGTCTGACTCCTGTATAGGTGCCGGTGTTCCAGTTGTACCCGCAACACCATTAATTGAAGAAACAAGGGTAGATGTGTTACTCGAGGGTCTGCTacgctcttcttctttcgctGCAGATCCGCCTAAAGACCAATGAGTCCCATAACCGAATTTTAGGTATTGCGCAAGCTTTCTACCCTTTGATTCACCATCTGTGCTTTCAGTGCCTTCGGTACTTGTATAACTGGCGGGATTCCTGTGAGCCTTCGGGTATGGCGGTACGGATTTGAGTTTAGGttgatcaatttgattatctTGTTGCACCACTGGTCTAGGCTCGACTGCACTGATACTTGAAGATCGACTAGGCGCAGGTCCATCGTTAGGTCCATCATGAATTGGTATCTCTTTACTGAGACTAGATGTTGGTCGGGCGGTATTCTTTGTATCTCCAAGTTTGGAGTCAAATCGTGGCCTGGGCTTAGACGATTTTTTTGGGCGACGGGTAGAAGAAGGATTGTCAATGACTCCATAGGCATATGGTCCCCATCTATAGAGATCTTCAACCCAATGCGAAATATCTTTAATTGATTTCCTTGACAAAGCTCCAGTTCCGAAGAAAATTGCACCATCTTCTGCTGCAGGTTCATTTCCAGAACCCAACCAAGGAGCAGGTTGTTTGGAGCGATCGGTAAAGCCTTTACTGGTgtcttctttcaaatccgATCGCGCATCTCCGAATCTTGAGACTATCACATCCACAAGCCCATCCATTTGTCCAACAAATCCTTCAAGGACTTCTCTCTCGCCACTGcccctttcttcctctccgaCTCCTACCCCAAGTTCTCCGCATGCAGCAACTTTTATCCCCCCATATAGATTGTTGGCAGGATTGCCATGCATAAGCACATTCCATGTCGAAAGATATGTATCCCAGTATCTACCCAAAATGCTCACAAATTTGGAACGCCTAGTTCGAACAAAGAGGGCGCTCATCGAAGCAGCatgatgaaggagaaaagTTGAGTGTGCTCTTAGTACGTCTGCCAGGAGTAATATCGCAGGCTTAACTTCTCGAGAGGAATATTCGACGGTCCCTAGTTCCTCGGCAGGTTTTCCTTTGGTAGCTGGTGTCTTTGCTGTGCCCGGCAATATCGTGAGATTGATCGACTAAGCATGTTAGCACAATGAAGAAACTCAAGAACGAAGATTACGAACAGCTAATATCCACCAGCCAGATTCTAATTCATGAAGAATAATGCGAGATTTCTCAGTCTCTATGGTATTCACGGATTTACCTTCAGAAAAACTCCTACCAAATTCTACCATTCCCTGAGCAAGCCCAATCTGTCTTAATTGTTCATTCTTTTGCTCCTTCGCAAAAGCGCGCGCCTCTTTCGTATCCGTGAGGACACTTCTCTGGTGTTCATTTTGCTTGATCGAGGGGTAATAGTAAACGATTTGATTGTCGAGTGTATCATCGGTAGACCCTAAGGAAGGATTGTAGATGGCTAGAAAGCCTAATTGCGCGGGTACTACCTTTCGGTGTTGCTCAGACATTTCATGATTGAGGGACTCAATGAGAGAAAGACgatgatataaatatattgtagatcatttattgattgaatcgCGTCGGTCACTTCTCAAATTGGTGCGGAAGTAAATGTCCGGCTATGGGGAAGCTTAGTGTTTGATTGAGGTGATGCAATTCGTGGGTCAAATGCATGGCACAGGACATGCGATTTCAGGTTTGCTTACATAAACTATTCAGAGTTGGCAGCACGTGACGCAAAAAGATTCGCATAGGAAAATTGATGGAGTGGTGGAAGTAGCTCGAGAATTGTGATTTTAAGAAGTCATCGGTCTGACCTCGACCATTATCCATGTGTAGCGTAGACTGAATTTGTGCTGACTGCAATTATCCACAATCATGAAGCTCAAAGCCAGAACATCTCTAGCTGTACTGGGACGGATTGTACATCCATCGAAGCCATTCTCAATCCATGGATTCCATTCTCGACTTTTTACAATCAATAGTAGCTCCAAAACTCCAAGGGTTTCGGCGCCTCTAAGAATCTTGTTCTGTGGTTCTGATGAGTTTAGTTGCGAATCTCTTCGTTCCTTGGTGGCAGAGAAGAGGTCAGACCCAAAAGGAATCGCTTCTATTGATGTTCTCGTTCGGCCAGGTAAAAAAACTGGAAGGGGCATGAAAGAGATTCGTGAAGGTAGGCTTTAAAAGTTTGTCGTCAGTCCTTTGTTGTGCATGCTGATCGTTGTCAGTACCACTGAAGAAATTGGCCAAAGAATTGAATCTCCGCATACATGAGAGAGATACATTCACCGGATGGGATGTAAGTTTTGATTTTCGGATCTGCATTCCATTCTTTAAAAAACCTTTactaataatcaaatttatagCTACCAAAACCAAATGGAGAACCAATCAATCTTGTCGTAGCAGTTTCGTTTGGCCTCTTCGTACCACCGCGCATTCTAAACAGTGCTGAATACGGCGGAATTAATGTTCATCCTTCACTTCTACCACAGTAAATTTGTTCCAAACCACTTAGACATACCTAAGCTAACCATGATGTATAGATATCGAGGATCTGCTCCACTCCACCATACTATCATGAATGGAGACACGATTACTGGTGTCTCACTTCAAACTTTAGATCCACACAAATTTGATCATGGCGCCATTCTCTCTCAAGAAGGTTTCCCCATCCCACAATCTCAAACGATAAAGTATCAAGGTCTGCTGGACTTGGTCACACCCAAGGCGGCGAGTTTGCTTGCAAAGGGTATCAGAGATCGAGTCTTCATAAGCCCAGAACCAGACCAAGGACTCAAACTTGCACACAAGGTCAAACCAATTGATAGATTCATTGATTTTGAGGAGGGATTATCCATCAACGTTGAACGAAAGTTCCGAGCACTGGGACGACTTTGGTGCTATACACGTACTTGGTGGTCTggcaagaacaaaaaaaggACAatgtttgaagattttgaggttGTACCAATGCCAAAGCAAACTGGCGTGATTCCAGACCAGGTGCTTTTGACATTACCAAAATGGGAGTACTTCTGTACTCGGGTGTATGAGGATCCTACTCACCCAGGGTCTATTATCATTCCCACGGTTGAACAAGGTGTAGGGCTTCGAGTTAAACATATCCTCGTAGAAGGTCAGGTGGTGGGCTCAGCCATTGATGCTATGCATAGAGTATCAGCTTTCACCAAAAATCCAGGCGATGACAAGGATTTGTTCATAGCTGTAGCATTGACAGATACGTCGGAGGATGGTAAACAATTAGTTTTGCGTGATGTTAAAGGCACCGAGTATGCAGCGAGGCACCTGGTCATCCCGAAGGTGCTCAGGATCAACAGGGCGCGCCACATTGACCCTACCCCCAAGAATCCAAGCCCTCTGGATTGAGAGATGATTATCTAGATgtataatagaataataatccAAGCAAGAAATCCTGAAATCAGATGGTATGTAGTGTATCATCTCCTGCTTCAGGAGTTGAAGGTAATCATTTGACCCGTGGAAGATAGATGGCAGGGTTGAAATACCTTTGGAGCTTTGGAGAGACAGGGAAATATTTTCATCTTTATGGTATTCGAGAAGTTGAAACCATCATGCAAACACAGAATAGGCATATAGGTTGGAAAGCATTCGGTCTAAAGAATTAGGGAGGACTAACCCTAAATATTAGGTGTAGCTCAAAAACCAACCGACACATTGCCGAGAGCAAGAAGAGTGATTTAGACCTTGCCTGATACTTCTTAGAAACAAGAATTCTCGGTATGCAGGGCTAGGGAGGAATAATCATTACCCATCTGTTATAGTTATAGTGAGGGGTGGAAAATTCTCCTTTGCTGAAACCGAGGAAAATTGtttaatcaatatccaataaGCACTAGAGagatcaatctttcaattgctGAGAAGAACGTGAAGCAATGACTATAAAAATATGTGTATCGAGAACGAAGCAAAGTCCAACTGTTGATGACGAGAATAGACATCCAACATTCGTTCAGTAGGAACTAAAGATGGTGCTTCTTCCATTGGTGTAAGAAAGCTCGAACGGTTCCTTTGTATGTCATATTTGAGCCATCTGGTTTATCAAATAGCCTCTGCTTGATTTCTAAGACCAAGAAGAGTTCTTCGGCCAGCGTCCTGTGTCCTAGGGACCGCCTGTCTTCCACTACTGCCGAAGGATGAAGAATAGTCAATCCGTCTAGTACTGTCGAAGGTTACTTTTCATTGCTTATAATAAGAAGAGTAGATCAACAAGTGCATAATGGGCGGTAGCGAGGAGACGATTTCGATTGACAAATATAAGATCCCGAGACAAGATCGTCGAAATTGTTCGAATGGCGACAAGAAGGTGAGAGATCCGAACCAGATATCAAGAAACGAGAAGTTATTCGATAGCTAGGGCAATGGGAATGGCCTAAGCCTCAGCTGATGGGCGCAAGGGATGATCTATACAGGATGctggaagggaagagaggatttAGTCGACTGGCTTGATCAATTCGAGGACGAGATCTTCGTCAGGACCGGAAGGAAACGAGAAACGGGTAGAGTTCTTCTGGTGTCTTCAAGAAGGGCCgttttcaattctaaaaAAGGAAACTTTATAGTCCAGCAGCCTGATTGCTTTAAAGACAAGTTCATTCATAAAACAGCTGCGAAGCGAAAGCAGAGCAGAATTCATCCAGCACTTCCAAAACGAGAATATGTCAAAACaagggagaaggggagaaaaTATTAGAACAGCTTAGAAAATCCAAAGACGAAACTCTTCGTATAATTAGAGCAAAGCACGATGGTAAAAATCGGATGGTACCTCCAGAGCTTCAGCTATTAGATGCTTCCGAGAAAACTGGAATAAACTCGACCGAATCGATGAGCTTCGAGGTGAGATTCGTTGCGGGACTAGGGGCAGCGATAATAAGGTGAAATTCGTCTGGTTCCCCCAAAGCGAGAACAGTTCTATGGCAAAACGAAAATGATGGTATAACCGGTTATTCATGTCTTCGAAAGTAGAAGTGTTTTAATGGCAAAAGTGAATCCAAAATTGGTCAAAAACTGTCTCTCTGATCCAAAGCCAGAAAATTCAGGTGCTGCtaaggaagaaaaaagtatGTTGGGTTCGTCTGGTAGCCTTGAGCACAATATCATTCTGTTGGTATTAAGTTGGTTGATAAGTGTAAAGTACCTGAGTCTATCATGGTTGTAATCGTTCTTGATCATTATTGACTATGAGAAGCTATGTACATTTATGGGTAGGAGCCAGCGCCGCGCTAGCTAATAAAGTGCCCTCTATATCATCACATGATATATTTCCTGGTACATTCCAATCCAAGGATTAAGACGAGAAAATGTGATAGGAATCACCTGATATTTCTGAGGgtttgaaagagaaataaagGGTATTTTGTCCGTGTCTAGTAGGCGTCAGGGATGAGAAACAATCGATAccaaaagaaggaaaatgcAAAGTCGGTACGTGCGATAGAACCACAAAACGAAACGATTCAAATCCTTGCGATAATGCAAT
Above is a genomic segment from Botrytis cinerea B05.10 chromosome 4, complete sequence containing:
- the Bcfmt1 gene encoding Bcfmt1, translating into MKLKARTSLAVLGRIVHPSKPFSIHGFHSRLFTINSSSKTPRVSAPLRILFCGSDEFSCESLRSLVAEKRSDPKGIASIDVLVRPGKKTGRGMKEIREVPLKKLAKELNLRIHERDTFTGWDLPKPNGEPINLVVAVSFGLFVPPRILNSAEYGGINVHPSLLPQYRGSAPLHHTIMNGDTITGVSLQTLDPHKFDHGAILSQEGFPIPQSQTIKYQGLLDLVTPKAASLLAKGIRDRVFISPEPDQGLKLAHKVKPIDRFIDFEEGLSINVERKFRALGRLWCYTRTWWSGKNKKRTMFEDFEVVPMPKQTGVIPDQVLLTLPKWEYFCTRVYEDPTHPGSIIIPTVEQGVGLRVKHILVEGQVVGSAIDAMHRVSAFTKNPGDDKDLFIAVALTDTSEDGKQLVLRDVKGTEYAARHLVIPKVLRINRARHIDPTPKNPSPLD